The Cyanobium sp. ATX 6F1 genome includes a region encoding these proteins:
- a CDS encoding LysM peptidoglycan-binding domain-containing protein: MAPTPTSSPLQFVANVRLLLRQVDHTGAREPLTLARHVFECFIQQTKLISSRDNGPGVDTGDILCEGYLCRAAVLPHPAVDAWDWLDADLDWQGAAVRGEYQPPATGGVLPPSSTVQAPADGACWLGDLSLLQTPGVLPHAPRALFAAASLLMIGAAYGPGGIGALVQPELGEKLTFAIKPHRVYVLEAGDTLNSIAYRFGTTVPTLRRVNQDLQELQTIETAPGDTLTLLAGTYGTTVETLRKHNPELLRADGHTVVEGDTIATIAELYDTTNRTIRKYNPPLAEYPSGDQLPLAMVVNVPAIRPSSPLDPGQELLVPSVTPSTVLPAGGWIYLPQQRAVSFPDEIDLDAAPPPPVAMLRSSAPLSL; the protein is encoded by the coding sequence ATGGCACCGACTCCCACCAGCTCCCCGCTGCAGTTCGTCGCCAACGTGCGGCTGCTGCTGCGCCAGGTGGATCACACCGGCGCCAGGGAGCCGCTGACGCTGGCTCGCCACGTCTTTGAGTGCTTCATCCAGCAGACCAAGCTGATTTCCAGCCGCGACAACGGCCCCGGCGTCGACACCGGCGACATCCTCTGCGAGGGCTACCTGTGTCGTGCCGCGGTGCTGCCCCATCCGGCCGTGGACGCCTGGGACTGGCTCGATGCTGATCTCGACTGGCAGGGCGCCGCCGTGCGAGGTGAGTACCAGCCGCCGGCCACCGGTGGCGTGCTGCCGCCCAGCTCCACCGTCCAGGCTCCTGCCGATGGCGCCTGCTGGCTGGGTGATCTCTCACTGCTCCAGACGCCTGGCGTGCTGCCCCATGCGCCCCGGGCGCTCTTTGCTGCTGCCAGCCTGCTGATGATCGGCGCCGCCTACGGACCCGGTGGGATCGGCGCCCTGGTGCAGCCGGAGCTGGGCGAGAAGCTGACCTTTGCGATCAAGCCTCACCGCGTCTACGTGTTGGAGGCGGGCGACACGCTGAATTCGATCGCCTATCGCTTCGGTACGACGGTGCCGACACTGCGGCGCGTCAACCAGGACCTGCAGGAGCTGCAGACGATCGAGACAGCCCCGGGGGACACGCTCACCCTGTTGGCCGGCACCTACGGCACCACCGTCGAGACCCTGCGCAAGCACAACCCGGAGCTGCTCCGGGCCGATGGCCACACGGTGGTGGAGGGCGACACGATCGCCACGATTGCTGAGCTGTACGACACCACCAACCGCACGATCCGCAAGTACAACCCGCCCCTGGCGGAGTACCCGAGCGGTGATCAGCTTCCGTTGGCCATGGTGGTGAACGTGCCAGCGATCCGGCCGTCGTCACCGCTGGACCCCGGCCAGGAGCTGCTGGTGCCCAGCGTCACGCCATCAACCGTGCTGCCGGCTGGCGGTTGGATCTACCTGCCGCAGCAGCGGGCGGTCTCCTTCCCTGACGAGATCGACCTGGACGCCGCGCCGCCACCGCCGGTGGCCATGCTGCGCAGCTCGGCGCCGCTGAGCCTCTGA
- a CDS encoding DUF4055 domain-containing protein, protein MAIAPSRTKPLASRSRSRSRNKWLPLSASEQRARAAAKGTPLLEPWREHNTLRGLRDRLQLAFDCWNLLDAPDGTSRRTVYLPPGVKEPDSSYRNRIENARPTGFFRDALRTYAGMLSFLHWQALPPSLQAVIGDVDGRGTDLGVFLFIADLLVLRDGGCLILVLPPEHRWPSEGHRLDALHRGDRLSLPRLALVPRADFLDWQLPNPNGLPVRVAWRVDVHNPIRPDHFGGVPVHYLTPNNTPAYDLSNWTYRVAELAADGLRFQAYRAVPSTSASCGYQAEPLGPAVLLEGQHTMPCVWYAADGAAFGEGDLPHLGLANQYLTHYRLKSEYEDLLSRCALPVGVRSGLVDQYGFQRTEDGEARAPEQLVLSTSTFMDLPEGADFNWKEIRARSLAEHRAYLSLLDETMRRDALVPTQNRGPGKSEQEVSLTAGQAYALLQSLATQKTSVFSTLLEHWCRATGDVLQQGAGVSLIVTPLTPPPRPLPSVGEWLTLHERGVISTDELRHQLALAASPGLVTPIGSSSADSFAASAPEAT, encoded by the coding sequence GTGGCAATAGCTCCCAGCCGCACCAAGCCCTTGGCCTCCAGGAGTCGCAGCCGATCCCGCAACAAGTGGCTGCCGCTCTCTGCGAGCGAGCAGCGGGCACGCGCTGCCGCCAAGGGCACCCCGCTGCTGGAGCCCTGGCGCGAGCACAACACCCTGCGTGGCCTGCGCGATCGGTTGCAGCTGGCCTTCGATTGCTGGAACCTGCTCGATGCCCCTGACGGCACCAGCCGCCGCACGGTCTACCTGCCCCCAGGCGTCAAGGAGCCGGATTCCTCCTATCGCAACCGGATCGAAAACGCCAGGCCCACCGGGTTCTTCCGCGACGCGCTGCGCACTTATGCCGGGATGCTCTCTTTCCTGCACTGGCAAGCGCTGCCGCCGTCGCTGCAGGCGGTGATCGGTGACGTGGATGGACGCGGCACCGATCTGGGGGTGTTCCTGTTCATCGCAGACCTGCTGGTGCTGCGTGATGGCGGCTGCCTGATCCTGGTTCTGCCGCCGGAACATCGCTGGCCCTCAGAAGGGCACAGGCTTGATGCTCTGCACCGTGGTGATCGCCTCTCGTTGCCTCGGCTGGCCCTGGTGCCTCGCGCTGACTTCCTCGACTGGCAACTCCCCAATCCCAACGGTCTGCCGGTGCGCGTGGCCTGGCGGGTGGACGTTCACAACCCGATCAGACCCGACCACTTTGGGGGGGTCCCGGTTCATTACCTCACGCCGAACAACACGCCGGCCTACGACCTCTCCAACTGGACCTACCGGGTGGCGGAGCTGGCCGCCGATGGCCTGCGATTTCAGGCGTACCGGGCCGTGCCATCGACCTCGGCTTCCTGCGGCTACCAGGCTGAGCCCCTCGGGCCTGCGGTGCTGCTGGAGGGCCAGCACACCATGCCCTGCGTCTGGTACGCCGCCGACGGAGCGGCCTTCGGGGAAGGTGATCTGCCTCACCTGGGCCTGGCCAACCAGTACCTCACCCACTACCGGCTCAAGAGCGAATACGAGGACCTTCTCTCCCGCTGCGCCCTGCCGGTGGGTGTGCGCAGCGGCCTGGTGGATCAGTACGGCTTCCAGCGCACCGAGGACGGCGAAGCTCGCGCCCCTGAGCAGCTCGTGCTCTCCACCTCCACCTTCATGGACCTGCCTGAGGGTGCGGACTTCAACTGGAAGGAGATCCGCGCCCGCTCACTCGCCGAGCACCGCGCTTACCTGAGCTTGCTGGATGAAACCATGCGCCGTGATGCGCTGGTGCCGACCCAGAACCGCGGACCAGGCAAGAGCGAGCAGGAGGTGAGCCTCACCGCTGGCCAGGCCTACGCCCTGCTCCAGTCACTTGCCACCCAGAAGACCTCGGTGTTCTCCACCCTGCTGGAGCATTGGTGCCGGGCCACGGGTGACGTTCTCCAGCAGGGTGCTGGCGTGTCTCTGATCGTGACGCCGCTCACCCCTCCGCCCAGGCCGCTGCCGTCTGTTGGCGAGTGGCTCACCCTCCACGAGCGCGGTGTGATCAGCACCGATGAGCTGCGCCACCAGCTGGCTCTGGCTGCTTCTCCGGGGTTGGTGACACCGATCGGCAGCAGCAGCGCCGACAGCTTTGCTGCCTCGGCTCCGGAGGCAACGTGA
- a CDS encoding DUF6994 family protein — MRTYNQIDVTFDFRSDTPGYPKKDPDSYSPALRRHHRHLWSKHLPNGVLFTLDDIGQHYLHHRSGLGEFFLASDAVIPTFRKESRLEKVLSSIPTAEQESFLRVGYTIGGMMVFPAERVGRKMTINGARGFHPRIKDRFDLTVECIRRHYRSEPSPLGDVLQRYGSFLGLFGDFRGYVEFFLLQDLVTEDCSAVRFFSSFMDFNTSPVPQDLDGYLAYRQAAIEFIESRNRRIYLWSAEQQAGQHAVQPTEANVTS; from the coding sequence ATGCGCACGTACAATCAGATTGACGTCACGTTTGATTTCAGGTCAGACACACCCGGCTATCCGAAGAAAGATCCAGACTCCTACAGCCCAGCTCTTCGTCGACATCATCGGCATTTGTGGAGTAAACACCTACCTAATGGCGTGTTGTTCACACTCGATGACATCGGCCAGCACTACCTACACCACAGGTCCGGATTGGGGGAATTCTTCCTTGCCAGCGATGCGGTGATCCCTACGTTCAGGAAAGAATCGCGTCTGGAGAAGGTCCTCAGTTCGATCCCTACCGCAGAGCAGGAGTCCTTTCTACGGGTGGGCTACACGATCGGCGGGATGATGGTGTTCCCAGCAGAGCGGGTTGGCCGAAAGATGACAATCAACGGCGCACGCGGTTTCCACCCACGGATCAAAGATCGGTTCGACCTTACGGTCGAGTGTATCCGTCGACACTACCGCAGCGAGCCAAGTCCGTTGGGTGACGTTCTCCAGCGATACGGTTCCTTTTTGGGTCTGTTCGGTGACTTTCGCGGATACGTTGAGTTCTTCCTGTTACAAGACCTCGTCACCGAGGACTGTTCGGCAGTGAGATTCTTCTCCTCATTCATGGACTTCAACACATCACCGGTCCCGCAGGACCTTGATGGCTATCTGGCATATCGGCAGGCCGCAATAGAGTTCATCGAATCCAGGAATCGTCGAATTTACCTGTGGAGTGCTGAACAACAAGCTGGCCAACACGCCGTGCAGCCGACGGAGGCGAATGTAACCAGTTGA
- a CDS encoding endonuclease/exonuclease/phosphatase family protein, whose translation MNFRPAKVLNAFIVDGQIAFDLLTFQEVKNKYATEFMQRLSELGFHAIHTGDSGDGGKTYGNLIASRWPIEQKPLGLSNPPPFPCLIGRAHVSIGTNEGVDILTVHAPNGSNNGWDKIHTLEAVQRVIRSISPGPVIVTGDYNEPQFFPGKLPVRSWAWTSEKSWASRRDELMTRENARGGMEGHPRQRWDNAVGWFFDDGALHDLQHAFWAKYGTGAMEATYLTRSASRPERWFDHAFISSHFEVIECAYRHDVRRPGGESDHSALCIELAFRPPN comes from the coding sequence GTGAACTTCCGTCCCGCGAAGGTTCTCAACGCGTTCATTGTCGATGGTCAGATTGCCTTTGATCTATTGACGTTTCAGGAGGTGAAGAACAAGTACGCCACGGAGTTCATGCAACGTCTTTCAGAACTAGGGTTTCACGCGATACACACTGGAGACTCGGGGGATGGTGGAAAAACATACGGTAACTTAATTGCGAGCAGGTGGCCGATTGAACAAAAGCCACTCGGTTTGTCCAATCCACCGCCGTTTCCTTGCCTCATCGGTCGTGCACATGTTTCAATTGGCACCAATGAGGGTGTAGATATCCTGACCGTACATGCACCAAATGGATCCAACAATGGCTGGGACAAGATCCATACGCTAGAGGCGGTTCAGCGAGTAATTCGATCGATCTCTCCTGGCCCAGTAATCGTTACTGGCGACTACAATGAACCACAGTTCTTTCCTGGCAAACTTCCTGTTCGTAGTTGGGCGTGGACAAGCGAGAAAAGCTGGGCGAGTCGCCGAGATGAGCTGATGACTCGCGAGAACGCTCGAGGCGGTATGGAAGGTCATCCGCGTCAACGCTGGGACAATGCGGTCGGCTGGTTCTTCGATGATGGTGCCCTGCATGACCTCCAGCACGCCTTTTGGGCAAAGTACGGTACCGGTGCGATGGAAGCAACCTATTTGACACGCTCAGCTTCGCGTCCTGAGCGGTGGTTTGACCACGCATTCATATCATCTCACTTCGAAGTTATCGAGTGTGCTTACAGGCACGACGTACGTCGTCCAGGCGGCGAGAGCGACCATAGCGCGTTGTGCATCGAACTCGCTTTTCGACCACCTAACTAA
- a CDS encoding restriction endonuclease — MSVPDFQTFMRPLLEVIDGLPEQELKVVKKKLIELFKLTEDDLREKIPSGRAFLFDNRLGWANTYLKKAGLIGSDRRAYLQITKSGHEFLANHNGEIKVGDLKKIPRFKEFHQAKGKESVDAEAESAVEEQTRSPEEIIFAAYEIVNRGLVSELLKIVKGCSPAFFEKLVIDLMIEMGYGGSRKEAGSAIGKSGDGGIDGIINEDKLGLDTIYLQAKRWENTVPVKEIRDFAGSLMGKNARKGVFITTSDFPKSAHEFVSSIDRKIILIDGERLARLMITNNIGVNPREIFELKNVDNDYFEET; from the coding sequence ATGAGCGTGCCGGATTTTCAGACATTTATGCGACCACTCCTCGAGGTTATCGATGGTCTACCTGAGCAAGAACTAAAGGTCGTCAAAAAGAAGCTTATTGAATTATTCAAGTTAACGGAGGACGACCTAAGAGAAAAAATCCCTAGCGGAAGAGCCTTCCTTTTTGACAATCGACTAGGATGGGCGAACACGTATCTGAAGAAAGCAGGGCTGATTGGGTCTGATAGGCGCGCATATCTACAAATAACAAAAAGTGGTCATGAGTTTCTTGCCAATCATAATGGAGAGATTAAGGTTGGCGACCTAAAGAAGATTCCACGTTTCAAAGAATTTCATCAAGCCAAAGGCAAAGAGTCCGTCGATGCTGAAGCGGAATCCGCGGTTGAAGAACAAACTAGATCGCCCGAGGAGATTATCTTCGCTGCATACGAAATCGTCAACCGTGGACTGGTAAGTGAGCTGCTGAAAATAGTGAAGGGCTGCTCCCCCGCCTTCTTTGAAAAACTCGTCATCGATCTCATGATTGAAATGGGATATGGTGGTTCACGTAAAGAGGCCGGTAGCGCCATAGGGAAGTCTGGAGACGGAGGAATTGACGGAATTATAAACGAGGATAAACTTGGCTTGGATACTATTTACTTGCAGGCGAAACGCTGGGAAAACACAGTTCCAGTCAAGGAAATTCGTGATTTCGCTGGAAGTCTGATGGGCAAGAACGCAAGAAAAGGAGTGTTCATTACTACTTCGGACTTTCCCAAGAGCGCCCATGAGTTTGTCAGTTCCATTGATCGCAAGATCATCCTTATTGACGGAGAACGCCTCGCTAGACTGATGATTACAAACAACATAGGTGTCAACCCACGCGAAATCTTTGAATTGAAGAATGTGGACAACGACTATTTTGAAGAAACCTAA
- a CDS encoding sigma factor, with translation MAQLLLPLLASATDVVVSSPRPLRRRRRLPSVHQQLVFAFPYQPPPQTPRKTRRQRPEHPHAAVHRLALAHVDLADKIAGNFARRTTHSFDDLRQLAVIGLLKAAARFDGTGGRSFRPYARTYANGEITHYLRDHGFAIKVPPSWRDLYASGQKLLREGQPPHAVPQRLGITAERWREIHDACSVTVIALQADS, from the coding sequence GTGGCCCAGCTCCTCCTGCCGCTGCTCGCGTCCGCCACCGATGTTGTTGTCTCCTCGCCCAGGCCCCTACGGCGCCGCCGCCGGCTCCCCAGTGTTCATCAGCAACTCGTCTTTGCTTTCCCCTACCAGCCGCCTCCCCAGACGCCGCGCAAGACCAGGCGGCAGCGGCCGGAGCACCCTCATGCGGCTGTGCATCGGCTCGCCCTGGCTCACGTGGACCTGGCCGACAAGATCGCCGGTAATTTTGCCCGCCGCACTACTCATTCTTTTGATGACCTGCGCCAGCTTGCTGTGATCGGTCTGCTCAAGGCAGCCGCCCGCTTCGATGGCACGGGCGGGCGCTCCTTTCGGCCCTACGCCCGCACCTACGCCAACGGCGAGATCACGCACTACTTACGAGACCACGGCTTTGCGATCAAAGTGCCGCCGTCCTGGCGTGACCTCTACGCCAGTGGCCAGAAGTTGCTGCGGGAAGGACAGCCGCCCCATGCTGTGCCGCAGCGGCTGGGGATCACCGCCGAGCGCTGGCGGGAGATCCATGATGCCTGCTCGGTCACCGTGATTGCGCTACAGGCGGATAGCTGA
- a CDS encoding terminase, whose protein sequence is MTRGLLQTDQAHAQARAPALVTVGPLLDGGLLHSPHHLDCWRDGGVLGVSDPSLASASTEPLSFREFIAQAYPRYGFHRWAVVLIALLQSIADGELSRLIVTCPPRLGKSLLVSKLFPAYFIYRHPHLFAAIASYSGELAYAHSREARHFYRVTGNSLSKDSAAVGNWLTPQRGGCIAAGVDGPFTGKGYSLGIIDDPYKGPADAGSIRVRARIEDWLKAVWFTRAEPQFIDAGTGALQRNLSAQVIVLTRWDHEDVIGWLMAQESGDAPQEWHVLNLPAIAEHRADRQSFPSSCTVEPDWRLPGEALCPERFPLSELLKIRTRVGSFWWNALFQQRPSPMQGAIFQRAWIKPPFPREQPRRFSPLVLSCDLSFKGEEHNDHCGFVLMGLLLPDSAGPQQLGPLARPQAAQLELEVIWAARHHFDLPQTLRFLLSTLAALDAQGLRPHAVLIEDAANGPAVQQTLKRKVPGLLPIPARGSKESRAHAVAPLLEAGQVRFHHRAAPLMEELPRFPKGTKDLVDAFGHGALWLETRYWRGLGIKRDPLPMLLSR, encoded by the coding sequence ATGACCAGAGGCTTGCTGCAGACCGACCAGGCCCACGCCCAGGCCCGAGCTCCTGCTCTCGTCACAGTCGGGCCGCTGCTCGATGGCGGCCTGCTCCACTCTCCGCACCACCTGGACTGCTGGCGTGATGGCGGCGTGCTCGGTGTTTCTGATCCCTCCCTCGCCTCTGCCAGCACCGAGCCACTGAGCTTCCGGGAGTTCATCGCCCAGGCCTATCCCCGCTACGGCTTCCATCGCTGGGCAGTGGTGCTTATCGCCCTGCTGCAGTCGATCGCTGATGGCGAGCTCTCGCGCCTGATCGTCACCTGCCCGCCGCGCCTGGGCAAATCACTGCTGGTCTCCAAGCTCTTCCCCGCCTATTTCATCTACCGCCACCCGCATCTGTTCGCCGCCATCGCCAGCTACTCGGGCGAGCTGGCCTATGCCCACTCCCGCGAGGCCCGGCACTTCTACCGCGTCACCGGCAACTCGCTCTCGAAGGATTCCGCGGCCGTTGGCAACTGGCTCACCCCGCAGCGTGGCGGCTGCATCGCCGCCGGTGTCGATGGTCCGTTCACCGGCAAGGGCTACAGCCTCGGCATCATCGACGACCCCTACAAGGGTCCTGCGGATGCTGGCTCGATCCGAGTGCGAGCACGCATCGAGGACTGGCTGAAAGCCGTCTGGTTCACCAGAGCTGAGCCGCAGTTCATTGACGCCGGCACTGGCGCCCTGCAGCGCAATCTCTCGGCTCAGGTGATCGTGCTCACCCGCTGGGATCACGAGGACGTGATCGGGTGGCTGATGGCCCAGGAAAGCGGAGATGCCCCGCAGGAGTGGCATGTGCTCAACCTGCCGGCCATCGCTGAGCACCGGGCCGATCGGCAGAGCTTCCCGTCGTCCTGCACCGTCGAGCCCGATTGGCGCTTACCCGGCGAGGCGCTCTGCCCCGAACGATTTCCGCTATCTGAGCTGCTCAAGATCCGCACCCGGGTCGGCTCCTTCTGGTGGAACGCGCTCTTTCAGCAGCGCCCCTCGCCGATGCAGGGCGCCATCTTCCAGCGGGCCTGGATCAAGCCGCCGTTCCCTCGCGAACAGCCGCGCCGCTTCTCGCCCTTGGTGCTCTCCTGCGACCTCTCCTTCAAGGGCGAGGAGCACAACGATCACTGCGGCTTCGTACTGATGGGCCTGCTGCTTCCCGATTCGGCGGGGCCACAACAGCTGGGTCCTCTGGCCCGGCCTCAGGCTGCGCAGCTGGAGCTGGAGGTGATCTGGGCGGCCCGCCACCACTTCGATCTGCCGCAGACGCTTCGCTTCCTGCTCTCCACCCTCGCGGCCCTCGACGCCCAGGGTCTTCGTCCCCACGCGGTGCTGATCGAGGACGCCGCCAACGGTCCGGCGGTGCAGCAGACCCTCAAGCGCAAGGTGCCAGGCCTGTTGCCGATCCCCGCCCGGGGCAGCAAGGAATCGCGCGCTCATGCCGTCGCCCCGCTGCTGGAAGCAGGCCAGGTGCGTTTCCACCACCGGGCTGCGCCGCTGATGGAGGAGCTGCCGCGCTTTCCCAAGGGCACCAAGGATCTGGTTGATGCCTTTGGTCATGGGGCCCTGTGGCTGGAGACGCGCTACTGGCGCGGCCTGGGCATCAAGCGCGATCCGCTGCCGATGCTTCTCTCCCGGTGA
- a CDS encoding primase-helicase zinc-binding domain-containing protein: MATDVITAATGRWSELLSALAGLSPEQLSNHHQPCPSCGGRDRYRFDDRDSGGSWFCNQCGGKDHMGGGGSGMDLLMRVRRWSFRQACQEVERYLGLEPEPDQRHRPLPCATSNGSCGRPVAASLAALPGHGGRPWRQPELPPPEALPPALEEGAIAQWCYRDPAGAQLFWIQRLCPGRSGRKAFLHRVWLDGGWHRPSRRDAFSCEWPAPRSLYGLHHLVARPEAPVLVVEGEATADAAALLFPQHVVISWANGTNAIAKADWSPLAGRSLTLWPDADAPGRRAMQRLASLMAEQGCPVQLVEPPATVPESWDLADADWTPAQAAERLQEWVTPPPAGEADESPGEAAGEKTAGGNETTPIAGGGAPFQCLGYDSESNYYQPSSTGQILRLGRSSHTATQLVALAPLRHWETLYPSRTGVNWAAAASDLHERSAATGMFAPERIRGRGAWWDNGRTVLHLGDRLITPDGERPITEPFRSRHIYQRLKRLHGPGGVGPLTVEEAAVVVSIANRFRWEVPASGTLLVGWVVLGPICGALPWRPHLWLTAGAGTGKSAILDRFVVPLLGDFALVVSGATTEAGLRQTICCDAVPVVFDEAESNEKGDQQRMQAILSLARVASSESSAAMLKGSPSGEVSRYRVRSMFLLSSIATALKQGADKSRFAQLTLRSPSDIPKQEREAHWTALDRDLERHITPELSRRLIARTASLIPMIRQAAGVFTRAAARHFDSQRLGDQYGTLLAGAWSLLSDVAPTEAEAELCIAAHEWDSYSQSTEIPDERRCIQTILQRPIRVETNDKPLTRTIGELVDLATSRDSCIEIPPDLADQTLARHGLRAEPERLLVSNTAKAIEQFLADTAWVNSWPVVLSRLPGAMRFGPVRFRGAGMVTRAVAIPLTSL; the protein is encoded by the coding sequence ATGGCAACCGACGTGATCACGGCGGCCACGGGCCGCTGGAGTGAGCTGCTCAGCGCCCTGGCCGGACTGAGCCCGGAGCAGCTCAGCAACCACCATCAGCCCTGCCCCAGCTGCGGCGGCAGGGATCGCTACCGCTTTGATGATCGCGATAGCGGTGGCTCCTGGTTCTGCAACCAGTGCGGCGGCAAGGATCACATGGGCGGCGGCGGCTCCGGGATGGACCTGCTGATGCGGGTGCGCCGCTGGAGCTTTCGGCAGGCCTGCCAGGAAGTGGAGCGCTATCTCGGCCTCGAGCCTGAACCGGATCAACGGCACCGGCCTCTGCCGTGTGCGACCTCCAACGGATCATGCGGCAGACCAGTAGCTGCATCTCTTGCCGCACTGCCGGGCCATGGTGGCCGGCCCTGGCGGCAGCCCGAACTGCCGCCGCCGGAGGCTTTGCCGCCTGCTCTGGAGGAGGGCGCCATCGCCCAGTGGTGCTACCGCGACCCGGCCGGCGCTCAGCTGTTCTGGATCCAGCGACTCTGCCCAGGCCGCAGTGGCCGCAAGGCCTTTCTGCATCGCGTCTGGCTGGATGGCGGCTGGCATCGGCCCAGCCGCCGCGACGCCTTCTCCTGCGAGTGGCCTGCGCCACGGTCCCTCTACGGCCTCCATCACCTGGTCGCCCGCCCGGAGGCACCGGTGCTGGTTGTGGAAGGGGAAGCCACAGCTGATGCAGCAGCGCTGCTCTTTCCGCAGCACGTGGTGATCAGCTGGGCCAACGGCACCAACGCCATCGCCAAGGCCGACTGGAGTCCGCTGGCAGGGCGATCGCTGACGCTCTGGCCCGACGCCGATGCACCGGGCCGCAGGGCGATGCAACGCCTCGCCTCACTGATGGCTGAGCAGGGCTGTCCGGTGCAATTGGTGGAGCCCCCGGCCACGGTTCCCGAGAGCTGGGATCTGGCCGATGCGGACTGGACGCCAGCCCAGGCTGCCGAGCGACTGCAGGAGTGGGTGACGCCCCCGCCGGCCGGTGAGGCGGATGAGAGTCCTGGAGAAGCGGCCGGTGAGAAGACCGCCGGCGGCAACGAGACCACGCCCATCGCAGGCGGCGGCGCTCCGTTTCAGTGCCTCGGCTACGACAGCGAGTCGAACTACTACCAGCCCAGCAGCACCGGTCAGATCCTGCGGCTGGGCCGCTCCTCTCACACGGCCACCCAATTGGTGGCCCTGGCGCCGCTGCGCCACTGGGAGACCCTTTACCCGAGCCGCACAGGCGTGAACTGGGCGGCGGCGGCCAGCGACCTGCACGAGCGTTCCGCCGCAACCGGCATGTTCGCCCCCGAGCGCATCCGCGGCCGTGGCGCCTGGTGGGATAACGGCCGCACCGTGCTGCACCTGGGCGATCGCTTGATCACACCGGACGGGGAGCGGCCGATCACCGAACCCTTCCGCTCGCGGCACATCTACCAACGCCTCAAGCGCCTCCATGGGCCCGGTGGCGTGGGGCCCCTGACGGTGGAGGAAGCCGCCGTGGTCGTGAGCATCGCCAACCGCTTCCGCTGGGAGGTGCCCGCCTCCGGCACCCTGCTGGTTGGCTGGGTGGTGCTGGGCCCGATCTGCGGTGCCCTTCCCTGGCGCCCCCACCTCTGGCTCACCGCCGGTGCGGGGACGGGCAAGAGCGCGATCCTCGATCGCTTCGTGGTGCCGCTGCTCGGGGACTTCGCCCTGGTGGTGAGCGGCGCGACAACGGAAGCAGGCCTGCGCCAGACGATCTGCTGCGATGCCGTGCCAGTGGTCTTCGATGAGGCGGAGAGCAACGAGAAGGGCGACCAGCAGCGCATGCAGGCCATCCTCTCGCTGGCGCGGGTGGCCAGCAGCGAGAGCAGCGCCGCCATGCTCAAGGGTTCACCGAGCGGCGAGGTGAGCCGCTACCGGGTGCGCTCGATGTTCCTGCTCAGCTCGATCGCCACCGCCCTCAAACAGGGTGCCGACAAGAGCCGCTTTGCCCAGCTCACCCTGCGCAGCCCGAGCGACATCCCCAAGCAGGAACGGGAAGCTCACTGGACGGCCCTGGACCGTGATCTGGAGCGCCACATCACCCCGGAGCTGAGCCGGCGCCTGATCGCACGCACGGCAAGCCTGATCCCGATGATCCGTCAGGCCGCCGGGGTTTTCACCCGCGCGGCGGCGCGACACTTCGACTCTCAGCGGCTGGGCGATCAGTACGGCACGCTGCTGGCAGGTGCCTGGTCGCTGCTCAGCGATGTGGCCCCCACAGAAGCCGAGGCCGAGCTCTGCATCGCGGCCCACGAGTGGGACAGCTATAGCCAGAGCACCGAGATCCCCGACGAGCGGCGCTGCATTCAGACGATCCTGCAGCGGCCGATACGGGTGGAGACCAATGACAAGCCGCTGACTCGCACGATCGGCGAGCTGGTGGATCTGGCCACCAGCCGCGACAGCTGCATCGAGATCCCACCGGACCTGGCCGATCAGACCCTGGCCCGCCATGGCCTGCGGGCCGAACCAGAGCGCCTGCTGGTGAGCAACACCGCCAAGGCGATCGAGCAATTTCTGGCCGATACCGCCTGGGTGAACAGCTGGCCGGTGGTGCTCTCACGGCTGCCTGGAGCCATGCGCTTCGGCCCCGTGCGCTTCCGCGGCGCAGGGATGGTCACGCGCGCCGTTGCGATCCCCCTCACCTCCCTGTGA